One segment of Streptomyces bathyalis DNA contains the following:
- a CDS encoding cysteine desulfurase family protein, producing MARSAYLDHAATTPMFPEAVEAMTAQLAVTGNASSLHGSGRRARRTVEEAREALAASLGARPSEVVFTAGGTEADNLAVKGLYWSRRDADPARTRILASPVEHHAVLDTVHWLADHEGADLEWLPVDEYGRVHPRSLRDAIARDPGSVALATVMWANNEIGTVMPVVELAGAAEEFGVPLHADAVQAVGQIEVDFAASGLAALTLTGHKIGGPYGVGALLLRREQTPVPLLHGGGQERDVRSGTLDVPAVAAFATATELAAERRTDFERDIGALRDKLIERVRTEVPDAVLNGDPEPAGRLPGNAHFSFPGCEGDSLLLLLDAQGIECSTGSACTAGIAQPSHVLLAAGADPDLARGTLRFSLGHTSTEADVEALATAIGPAVERARGAGLS from the coding sequence ATGGCTCGCTCCGCCTACCTCGATCACGCCGCCACGACGCCCATGTTCCCCGAGGCGGTCGAGGCGATGACCGCCCAACTCGCCGTCACCGGCAACGCCTCGTCACTGCACGGGTCCGGCCGCCGCGCTCGGCGCACCGTCGAGGAGGCCAGAGAGGCGCTGGCGGCGTCACTCGGCGCGCGGCCCAGCGAGGTCGTCTTCACGGCGGGCGGGACGGAGGCCGACAACCTCGCGGTCAAGGGCCTGTACTGGTCGCGCAGGGACGCCGACCCGGCCCGTACGCGCATCCTGGCCAGTCCCGTCGAGCATCACGCGGTCCTGGACACGGTCCACTGGCTCGCCGATCACGAGGGCGCTGACCTGGAGTGGCTGCCGGTCGACGAGTACGGCCGGGTGCATCCGCGGTCGCTGCGCGACGCGATCGCGCGCGACCCCGGCAGCGTCGCTCTGGCCACCGTGATGTGGGCGAACAACGAGATCGGCACGGTCATGCCGGTCGTGGAACTCGCCGGTGCCGCCGAGGAGTTCGGCGTCCCGCTGCACGCCGACGCCGTGCAGGCGGTGGGCCAGATCGAGGTGGACTTCGCCGCGTCCGGGCTCGCCGCGCTGACGCTGACCGGCCACAAGATCGGCGGCCCGTACGGTGTCGGCGCGCTGCTGCTGCGCCGCGAGCAGACGCCCGTGCCGCTGCTGCACGGCGGCGGCCAGGAGCGCGACGTGCGCTCGGGGACGCTGGACGTGCCCGCGGTCGCCGCCTTCGCCACGGCCACCGAGCTGGCCGCCGAGCGGCGCACGGACTTCGAGCGGGACATCGGTGCCCTGCGGGACAAGCTGATCGAGCGCGTACGCACGGAGGTTCCCGATGCGGTGCTCAACGGCGACCCGGAACCGGCGGGCCGCCTCCCCGGCAACGCGCACTTCTCCTTCCCCGGCTGCGAGGGCGATTCGCTGCTGCTCCTGCTGGACGCGCAGGGCATCGAGTGCTCGACGGGTTCCGCGTGCACGGCGGGGATCGCCCAGCCGAGCCATGTGCTGCTCGCCGCGGGCGCCGATCCGGATCTCGCGCGGGGCACGCTGCGCTTCTCGCTGGGGCACACCTCCACCGAGGCGGACGTGGAGGCGCTGGCCACCGCGATCGGTCCGGCCGTCGAGCGCGCCCGCGGCGCGGGCCTCAGCTGA